In one window of Actinomycetes bacterium DNA:
- a CDS encoding heme-degrading domain-containing protein produces MSQEEPGWVPLDEIAEQERALVLTRFTNDDAWELGSLLVSLARQRSLPVVVRISRGDQVLFHAAMPGTSPDNDSWVERKTRVVLRFGHSSLFVGQQARDAETSFEDRHGLPRDSYAAHGGGFPITVRDVGVVGAVVVSGLPQLADHALVVEALRTYLQRETSPAAP; encoded by the coding sequence GTGAGCCAGGAGGAGCCGGGCTGGGTCCCGCTCGACGAGATCGCCGAGCAGGAACGCGCCTTGGTGCTGACCAGGTTCACCAACGACGACGCGTGGGAGCTCGGGTCGTTGCTGGTCTCCCTGGCACGGCAGCGATCCCTGCCGGTGGTGGTGCGCATCAGCCGGGGCGACCAAGTCCTCTTCCACGCGGCGATGCCCGGTACCTCTCCGGACAACGACTCCTGGGTCGAGCGCAAGACGCGGGTCGTGCTGCGCTTCGGCCACAGCTCGCTGTTCGTCGGCCAGCAGGCACGTGACGCCGAGACCAGCTTCGAGGACCGGCACGGCCTCCCGCGGGATAGCTACGCCGCCCACGGGGGTGGCTTCCCGATCACGGTGAGGGACGTCGGAGTCGTCGGTGCGGTCGTGGTGTCGGGGCTTCCGCAGCTTGCCGACCACGCGCTGGTCGTCGAGGCGCTGCGCACGTACCTGCAGCGCGAGACGAGCCCGGCCGCTCCTTGA